In Alteromonas sp. V450, the following proteins share a genomic window:
- a CDS encoding IS3 family transposase (programmed frameshift), whose translation MKSNSRRTQRDYSLAFKLAVVDQVEKGEFTYRQAQDHYGIQGCSTVLVWLRKHGRLDWTDGTPKFLTRGHVVDKPKAELTPEQRIKALEKELADTKMKADFFEAVVNVLESDYGVSVVKKRKRKFIQEKVIGGVSVAKACRYLKISRQAYYQYCARSLKREALEGQVIQFVRQERMMQPRIGTRKLQYLLALEKMDIGRDHLFNLLREKRLLVPTKRAYHKTTNSHHRFRRHPNLIKAGFKAEKPNQLWVADITYLPTRSGESYVSLITDAYSRKIVGYQVDDNMRTQSVKQAFTRALKQKSTKEKLVHHSDRGIQYCSEEYQKLHRKHDVQCSMTDGYDCYQNALAERINGILKNEYLLHKPRDLEEARKMVAESIAIYNGRRPHQALKYKTPDEIHRAF comes from the exons ATGAAATCAAATAGCAGAAGAACTCAACGTGATTATTCCCTCGCTTTTAAATTGGCTGTTGTAGACCAAGTTGAAAAAGGCGAGTTCACCTACAGGCAGGCTCAAGATCACTACGGAATACAAGGTTGCTCAACTGTTTTAGTTTGGCTTCGTAAGCACGGTCGTTTAGATTGGACGGATGGAACACCGAAGTTTCTAACGCGAGGCCACGTCGTGGATAAACCCAAAGCAGAACTCACCCCCGAACAGCGAATTAAAGCGCTAGAGAAAGAGCTTGCTGATACAAAAATGAAAGCTGATTTCTTTGAAGCCGTTGTAAATGTCCTTGAAAGTGACTATGGAGTAAGCGTTGTAAAAAAGCGCAAAAGAAAGT TCATCCAAGAAAAAGTGATAGGCGGAGTGTCCGTTGCCAAAGCCTGTCGTTACCTGAAGATTTCTCGTCAGGCTTACTACCAATACTGCGCTCGCTCACTCAAGCGCGAAGCGCTTGAAGGTCAAGTCATTCAGTTCGTCCGTCAGGAGCGAATGATGCAACCTCGCATCGGCACTCGGAAACTACAGTATCTGCTTGCGCTCGAAAAAATGGATATCGGGAGAGACCATCTCTTTAATTTACTGAGAGAAAAGCGGCTATTGGTGCCGACAAAGCGCGCGTATCACAAAACAACCAACAGCCATCATCGGTTCCGTCGTCACCCTAATCTCATTAAAGCGGGTTTCAAAGCAGAGAAGCCCAATCAGCTTTGGGTAGCGGATATCACGTACTTACCGACGCGAAGTGGAGAGAGTTATGTAAGTCTCATTACAGATGCTTATTCGCGGAAGATTGTGGGCTATCAGGTTGACGATAACATGCGAACGCAGTCAGTAAAGCAAGCATTTACTCGAGCGCTTAAACAAAAAAGTACAAAAGAAAAGCTCGTGCATCACTCAGACAGAGGTATACAGTATTGTTCAGAAGAGTATCAAAAACTCCATAGAAAACATGATGTACAGTGCTCGATGACAGATGGCTACGACTGCTATCAAAACGCCCTTGCAGAGCGAATAAACGGTATTCTTAAAAATGAATACTTACTCCATAAGCCACGAGATTTAGAAGAAGCGAGAAAGATGGTTGCAGAGTCAATAGCAATCTATAATGGTAGGCGGCCACATCAGGCCCTTAAATACAAAACGCCCGATGAAATACATCGGGCGTTTTAA
- a CDS encoding carbohydrate kinase, whose translation MKILCLGEVLIDMLSQGAAPKDGNIPAMKPFQPYAGGAPANVAVAVAQLGGESAMVSKVGDDTFGAFLKEMLEHYKVNTDFVWTTQEGNTALAFVNLDENGERSFDFYVDNAAHKHISEQDLSTIDCNKNTVLHFCSGSISGPELIPGTEFILNKAKENGMMVCLDINYRPAFWDDTANAPARIDEAAKKVSVLKASREELAELYGEENADAKVQQWLDSGVKVVLVTDGGEPIHYITKSFSGTLASPKMDVKDTTAAGDSFIGGFLYFLSTKVKNADEFDAWAENFENVSEATEFAIRCGAYTVTQYGAFSALPTQENIAK comes from the coding sequence ATGAAGATTTTGTGTTTAGGTGAAGTGCTTATTGATATGTTAAGCCAAGGTGCAGCGCCCAAAGATGGCAACATACCAGCAATGAAACCTTTTCAGCCTTATGCTGGTGGTGCGCCTGCTAACGTGGCGGTTGCCGTTGCTCAACTGGGTGGCGAGAGTGCGATGGTGTCAAAGGTAGGTGACGATACTTTTGGGGCGTTTCTTAAAGAAATGCTTGAGCACTATAAAGTGAATACCGACTTCGTGTGGACCACACAAGAAGGGAACACGGCACTGGCGTTTGTAAACTTAGATGAAAACGGCGAGCGTTCGTTCGACTTCTACGTTGACAATGCCGCGCATAAGCACATTTCAGAACAAGACTTGTCGACGATTGATTGCAACAAGAATACGGTACTTCATTTTTGTTCTGGCTCAATTTCTGGCCCTGAGCTTATCCCTGGCACCGAGTTTATTTTAAACAAGGCGAAGGAAAACGGCATGATGGTGTGTCTAGATATTAACTATCGCCCGGCGTTTTGGGATGATACTGCCAATGCACCAGCGCGTATTGATGAGGCGGCTAAAAAAGTCTCTGTTTTAAAGGCAAGCCGCGAAGAGCTTGCAGAGCTGTACGGCGAAGAGAATGCCGATGCAAAAGTACAGCAGTGGCTAGATAGCGGTGTGAAAGTTGTATTGGTAACAGACGGTGGTGAGCCAATTCACTATATTACTAAGTCGTTCAGCGGCACATTGGCATCGCCCAAAATGGATGTGAAAGATACCACCGCAGCCGGCGATTCATTCATCGGTGGGTTCTTGTACTTCCTTTCTACTAAAGTTAAAAACGCCGATGAGTTCGATGCGTGGGCCGAAAACTTTGAAAATGTTAGCGAAGCCACTGAGTTTGCTATTCGTTGCGGGGCTTACACGGTTACGCAATACGGCGCATTCAGCGCGCTGCCTACGCAGGAAAATATCGCAAAGTAG
- a CDS encoding ligase-associated DNA damage response DEXH box helicase, whose product MTPLPSVFAHWFEQKGWQLRDYQHTMLVEKDQHDCTLLIAPTGAGKTLSGFLPSLVELAETFGISELAETMSKSELAEMSKDRELAKKTGTSEQVETKAINKQATKGKEKSGFSGLHTLYISPLKALTQDIHRNLLQPIEEMGLPITAETRTGDTPSHKRQRQRKKPPNILLTTPESLMLMLSYADADKLFGKLKRVIIDETHSLMANKRGDFLSLALARLSVLSPHCKRIGLSATVAFPETLGAWLAGSDGVANIVKVKAGEKPKVEMLHSKARMPFGGFMARYAIDDIYQAIENAKTTLVFVNTRAQSELLFQMLWEANKAALPIALYHGSLSKEQRRKTEAMMAGGMLRAIVCTSALELGIDWGDVDKVIQVGAPKGVSRLLQRIGRANHRLDEPSEALLVPANRFEALECQAAITAIEKGELDGESPQPGALDIVPQFILNCLCSRADSPDTLYKEILTATPYQGLDRDDFDKLWQFTQDGGSALNAYERYQRLTKNDDGTYSPANRRVIQRHRQNIGTIVEAGRLKVKRIRRGNQGKIIGEVEEYFAQQLTPGDTFYFAGEVLRFEAIRDMQLHAKPAKAKEPKIPSYAGGQMPLSTYLAEGVRAILATQKSWRALPAQVQEWLKLQQAFSQLPNPDNVLVEQFPFRQAHYTLYYTFDGRKANQTLGMLLTRRMEKMGIKPLSFSVTDYGLSVASVNAITQGQLQQLFQPDILGDELEDWMLQAPMLKRSFRQVAVVSGLTEQRYHASQKTMKQVTFSTDLIYDTLREHDRDHILLKVARADAERELLDLRRLANLLIRYVDSATLVNLEKPSPMAIPIVLDVRSEQVKGAGAQAIIEQANLYAEAETMLDEVRALLSGSSVE is encoded by the coding sequence ATGACTCCACTTCCTTCAGTCTTTGCCCACTGGTTTGAACAAAAAGGCTGGCAGTTACGCGATTATCAACACACCATGCTGGTGGAAAAGGATCAGCATGACTGCACGTTATTGATTGCGCCAACCGGCGCTGGCAAAACCCTGTCTGGCTTTTTACCTAGCCTAGTCGAACTTGCTGAGACATTTGGTATAAGCGAACTTGCTGAGACGATGAGCAAAAGTGAGCTTGCCGAGATGTCGAAAGACAGGGAGCTTGCTAAGAAGACCGGAACCAGTGAACAGGTCGAAACAAAAGCAATAAATAAACAGGCAACGAAAGGAAAAGAGAAGAGTGGGTTCAGCGGCCTGCATACCCTTTATATATCGCCGCTGAAAGCACTCACGCAAGATATTCATCGTAATTTGTTACAGCCCATTGAAGAGATGGGGCTGCCGATAACGGCAGAAACACGCACAGGCGATACGCCCTCACACAAGCGCCAGCGTCAACGTAAAAAGCCGCCAAACATCCTGCTTACCACACCAGAATCGCTCATGCTGATGTTGAGCTACGCCGATGCTGATAAGCTTTTTGGCAAACTTAAACGCGTGATTATCGACGAAACGCACAGTTTAATGGCCAACAAGCGCGGAGACTTTCTTTCACTCGCCCTCGCGCGGTTAAGCGTTCTATCACCGCATTGTAAGCGTATTGGATTATCTGCCACCGTGGCATTTCCCGAAACGCTAGGTGCGTGGCTGGCTGGCAGTGACGGTGTCGCTAATATTGTAAAAGTGAAAGCGGGTGAAAAACCTAAGGTGGAAATGCTGCACTCTAAAGCGCGCATGCCTTTTGGCGGCTTTATGGCGCGCTACGCCATCGATGATATTTACCAGGCCATTGAAAACGCCAAAACCACACTGGTTTTTGTTAATACCCGCGCTCAGTCAGAGCTGTTGTTCCAAATGCTGTGGGAGGCAAACAAGGCTGCGCTTCCCATTGCCCTCTATCACGGCAGCTTGAGCAAAGAGCAGCGTCGTAAAACCGAAGCCATGATGGCGGGCGGTATGCTAAGAGCAATTGTATGTACGTCGGCCTTGGAGTTAGGTATCGACTGGGGTGATGTAGACAAGGTCATACAAGTTGGCGCACCTAAAGGCGTAAGCAGGCTGCTGCAAAGGATAGGGCGAGCAAATCACAGGCTTGACGAGCCAAGTGAAGCGTTGCTCGTACCGGCAAACCGCTTTGAGGCGCTGGAATGTCAGGCGGCGATCACCGCTATTGAAAAAGGGGAGTTAGACGGGGAAAGTCCACAGCCAGGGGCACTGGACATTGTCCCGCAATTTATACTGAACTGCTTGTGTAGTAGGGCTGATAGTCCAGATACCTTGTATAAAGAGATACTTACCGCCACGCCATACCAAGGGCTCGATAGAGATGATTTCGACAAACTGTGGCAGTTTACGCAAGATGGCGGCAGTGCCCTCAACGCATATGAGAGATATCAACGCCTGACGAAAAACGACGATGGCACGTACTCGCCAGCGAATCGGCGGGTTATTCAACGGCACAGGCAAAACATAGGCACCATCGTTGAAGCAGGTCGGCTTAAAGTAAAACGTATTCGAAGAGGAAACCAGGGCAAGATTATAGGTGAGGTTGAAGAGTATTTCGCCCAGCAGCTAACGCCTGGAGATACCTTCTACTTTGCCGGAGAAGTGCTGCGTTTTGAAGCTATTCGCGACATGCAGCTGCATGCCAAGCCTGCAAAAGCGAAAGAGCCGAAAATACCAAGCTACGCGGGTGGCCAAATGCCGCTATCTACCTATTTGGCGGAAGGGGTACGTGCAATTTTGGCTACTCAGAAATCATGGAGAGCACTGCCTGCACAGGTGCAAGAGTGGCTTAAACTTCAACAGGCGTTTTCTCAACTGCCTAATCCTGACAACGTGCTTGTGGAACAATTTCCGTTTAGACAGGCGCACTACACTTTGTACTATACCTTCGACGGTCGCAAAGCGAACCAAACCTTGGGCATGCTGTTAACACGACGAATGGAGAAAATGGGCATTAAGCCGTTAAGCTTCAGCGTAACCGATTATGGGTTATCGGTAGCATCAGTAAACGCCATCACACAGGGGCAGCTGCAGCAGCTATTCCAGCCGGATATTTTAGGGGACGAGTTGGAAGACTGGATGTTACAGGCACCTATGCTTAAGCGCTCGTTCAGGCAAGTGGCGGTGGTGAGTGGCCTCACTGAACAGCGCTATCACGCCAGCCAAAAAACCATGAAGCAGGTAACGTTTTCTACCGACCTTATTTACGATACATTGCGTGAACACGACCGCGACCATATCTTACTTAAAGTAGCACGGGCAGATGCAGAGCGTGAGCTACTAGATTTACGACGACTTGCTAATTTACTTATTCGCTATGTAGATTCAGCGACATTAGTGAATCTTGAAAAGCCGTCGCCCATGGCCATTCCAATAGTGCTGGATGTGCGTAGTGAACAAGTGAAGGGCGCTGGCGCACAAGCTATTATTGAACAAGCTAATTTATACGCCGAAGCTGAAACCATGTTAGATGAAGTACGTGCGTTATTATCGGGCTCATCTGTTGAGTAG
- a CDS encoding cisplatin damage response ATP-dependent DNA ligase produces MDAFSHLLEQLYFTSGNKAKAQLIADYIANTPDPDRGWAIAAMAGTLRFEFFKRNTVKKLITEHTDPALFAMSYDYVGEVSETVAHLWPYSEPSDSLPTLTEVVQTFASVSKQKVSETLAHYLTIMTPAQRWALLKLGTRGLRIGVSARSIKQILADYGNKDIKEIETLWHAVTPPYVDMLSYLEGKADKPDIENAVTFHPVMLSHPIEDSDINAFTKDTWQIENKYDGIRVQLVVKANNAVDDKTQKGSGSDGDESEKALFSRTGDDISHSFPDLLESVSGNMVLDGELLVIHNVEHSHGLAKDSVKKGGSNVKAQSDDKGVFASSATQPDVDTFNALQQRLNKKKPSKALQSSAPVGLIVYDALVLDGEDLTDKTLKARRNALEEWFQKTSNSRLFLSETLNATSPQTLRQLHTQVCENRAVEGLMIKRLDSRYIPGRPKGQWFKWKRDPLVVDAVMMYAQRGHGKRSSFYSDYTFGAWEDNQLLPIGKAYSGFTDEELKKLDNWVRRNAVGRFGPVREVKKELVLEVAFDAVHPSSRHKSGVALRFPRIHRIRWDKPANEADTLANVKALIEN; encoded by the coding sequence GTGGACGCATTTAGTCACTTACTTGAACAGCTGTATTTCACGTCTGGAAACAAAGCTAAAGCGCAGCTTATCGCAGACTACATTGCCAATACGCCAGACCCAGACCGGGGCTGGGCGATTGCTGCTATGGCAGGCACGTTGCGGTTCGAATTTTTTAAGCGCAACACGGTAAAAAAGCTTATTACCGAACATACCGATCCTGCGCTTTTTGCCATGAGCTATGACTATGTGGGTGAGGTTAGTGAAACTGTGGCCCATTTATGGCCTTATAGCGAGCCTTCAGATTCGCTACCCACGCTTACCGAAGTGGTACAAACCTTTGCATCCGTAAGTAAGCAGAAAGTTTCTGAGACGCTAGCCCACTACCTAACAATAATGACACCCGCGCAGCGCTGGGCATTATTAAAATTAGGCACGCGGGGATTACGTATAGGCGTGTCGGCTCGCTCTATAAAGCAAATATTGGCCGACTATGGCAATAAAGACATCAAAGAAATTGAAACACTTTGGCATGCGGTTACCCCACCTTACGTTGACATGCTTAGCTACCTAGAAGGAAAAGCCGACAAGCCTGATATTGAAAACGCCGTCACCTTTCATCCAGTTATGCTTTCTCATCCCATTGAAGATAGCGATATCAACGCTTTCACCAAGGACACGTGGCAAATTGAAAACAAATACGACGGCATTCGTGTGCAGCTTGTCGTTAAGGCAAATAACGCTGTTGATGATAAAACTCAAAAAGGAAGTGGGAGCGATGGCGACGAGTCTGAAAAAGCTCTTTTTTCTCGTACTGGCGATGATATTAGCCACTCATTCCCCGACTTACTTGAGTCTGTCAGCGGCAATATGGTGCTAGATGGAGAGCTACTGGTTATCCATAATGTGGAACATAGCCATGGTTTAGCAAAGGATTCAGTTAAAAAGGGGGGGAGCAATGTGAAAGCGCAGAGCGATGACAAAGGCGTCTTCGCTTCATCCGCCACACAGCCTGACGTGGATACCTTTAATGCGCTTCAGCAGCGCCTTAATAAAAAGAAACCGAGTAAAGCGCTACAGTCTTCCGCCCCGGTTGGGCTAATCGTTTACGATGCTTTAGTGCTTGATGGAGAAGATCTAACCGATAAAACACTAAAAGCAAGGCGCAATGCCCTTGAAGAATGGTTTCAAAAGACGAGTAACAGCCGCTTGTTTCTTTCTGAAACACTCAATGCCACTTCCCCTCAAACTTTGCGCCAGCTTCACACCCAAGTATGCGAAAATCGTGCGGTAGAAGGGCTGATGATAAAGCGCTTAGACAGCAGGTACATACCCGGCAGACCCAAAGGCCAATGGTTTAAATGGAAGCGCGATCCGCTGGTTGTGGATGCGGTAATGATGTATGCACAGCGCGGGCACGGCAAGCGCTCCAGCTTTTACTCTGACTACACGTTCGGCGCTTGGGAGGACAATCAGCTTCTGCCTATCGGAAAAGCCTATTCCGGGTTCACCGATGAAGAACTTAAAAAACTAGATAACTGGGTAAGACGCAATGCCGTGGGACGGTTTGGTCCGGTGAGAGAAGTGAAAAAAGAGTTAGTGCTTGAAGTGGCGTTCGATGCGGTACACCCTTCATCAAGGCACAAATCAGGTGTTGCGCTTCGCTTTCCCCGTATCCATCGAATTCGCTGGGACAAGCCCGCCAATGAAGCTGACACCTTAGCGAATGTTAAAGCGTTAATAGAAAACTAA
- a CDS encoding DUF418 domain-containing protein, with amino-acid sequence MRIYSIDAVRGLAILGILFMNITFHQNGYANYAFFEEPLLSDTVISLFNSLFLDGRFRSLFCLLFGAGLAIQFEACEKRGHHFLDFSQARLKWLFVFGLLHGVFIFSGDILLYYSLCAFFILKHFTLPQDELKKKSIHYLIVGSAIMLIGGLVMAFVYDMGAELPMRPSETFNEEAALWQSGYLAQLGIQASFMLSTVIVAPFTMLWQSMGLMMFGAYLYRTGFFNHGFSLVVFRKLVLVAIVTSIITALPQFLFEQVTLDVVPMFTSIPAIFCALVYAHLLINIKHTAAWWYQSLINCGKVALTLYLTQSIALAVLFRIVMPAYFPNFIYSVTLLDLLLVTIVFTAVQVILANAINKHFNQGPFEALWRKMYLRSFHKKQKLKQDEIEQLT; translated from the coding sequence ATGCGAATTTACTCAATAGACGCCGTTAGAGGTTTAGCCATTCTTGGCATCTTATTCATGAACATTACGTTTCACCAAAACGGTTACGCTAACTATGCATTTTTTGAAGAGCCGCTATTATCTGACACGGTTATTTCACTTTTTAACTCGCTGTTTTTGGATGGACGATTTCGTTCTCTGTTCTGCCTGCTGTTCGGTGCGGGTCTGGCAATTCAATTTGAGGCCTGCGAAAAGCGCGGACACCATTTTTTAGATTTCTCACAAGCCAGACTTAAATGGCTGTTTGTGTTTGGGCTACTGCATGGCGTATTTATATTCAGCGGCGACATCTTGCTGTATTACAGCCTGTGCGCATTTTTTATTTTAAAACACTTCACACTCCCTCAAGATGAACTCAAAAAGAAAAGTATTCATTACCTTATTGTGGGAAGCGCAATTATGTTAATCGGTGGGCTCGTCATGGCGTTTGTTTATGACATGGGGGCTGAACTACCAATGCGCCCCAGTGAAACATTTAATGAAGAAGCGGCCTTGTGGCAAAGCGGCTATTTAGCACAGCTTGGTATTCAAGCATCGTTTATGCTGTCTACGGTTATTGTCGCGCCATTCACTATGCTGTGGCAGTCTATGGGGCTTATGATGTTTGGTGCATACCTGTATAGAACAGGCTTTTTTAATCACGGCTTCTCATTAGTGGTCTTTAGGAAGTTAGTTTTGGTTGCTATCGTCACATCTATCATCACAGCACTTCCACAATTTTTATTCGAACAGGTAACGTTAGATGTGGTGCCCATGTTCACCAGTATTCCAGCTATTTTTTGTGCTTTGGTATACGCTCACCTATTGATAAACATAAAACATACTGCAGCGTGGTGGTATCAGTCGCTTATAAACTGCGGCAAAGTTGCACTCACGCTCTACCTAACTCAATCAATAGCACTCGCCGTGCTCTTTCGCATCGTCATGCCGGCATATTTTCCAAACTTTATTTACAGCGTAACGTTACTTGATTTGCTTCTGGTCACCATTGTCTTCACCGCAGTACAAGTTATTTTGGCAAACGCCATTAATAAGCACTTCAACCAAGGCCCCTTCGAAGCCCTATGGCGAAAAATGTATTTGCGCAGTTTTCACAAAAAGCAAAAATTGAAACAAGATGAGATAGAGCAACTCACCTAA
- the yeiP gene encoding elongation factor P-like protein YeiP, translating to MPKASEIKKNNTVVFDGKTCIVRDIERSVPQGRAGGSIYRMRMYDVVTGAKYDDTFKDSDTLDMADLIRRPAMFSYIDGDEYVFMDKEDYTPYHLSKESIENEALFINEETDGIQVVIVSEVPVALDLPMSVELEVVETDPSIKGASATSRTKPATLSTGLVVQVPEYISTGEWIKVNTEERKFQSRADKH from the coding sequence ATGCCTAAGGCTAGTGAAATTAAAAAGAATAACACCGTGGTATTTGACGGAAAAACTTGCATTGTAAGAGACATAGAACGCTCTGTGCCTCAAGGTCGTGCTGGTGGCAGCATTTATCGCATGCGCATGTACGATGTAGTTACAGGCGCCAAATACGATGATACCTTCAAAGACTCAGACACCCTAGATATGGCTGATTTAATTCGTCGCCCTGCTATGTTTTCGTATATTGATGGCGATGAATATGTGTTCATGGATAAGGAAGACTACACCCCTTACCATTTGAGTAAAGAGAGTATTGAAAACGAAGCTCTGTTTATTAACGAAGAGACCGATGGCATTCAGGTGGTTATTGTTAGTGAAGTGCCCGTTGCCTTAGACTTACCAATGAGCGTGGAACTTGAAGTGGTTGAGACCGACCCATCTATTAAAGGTGCGTCAGCTACCTCTCGCACTAAACCGGCAACGCTTTCAACTGGCTTAGTCGTACAGGTGCCAGAATATATCAGCACCGGTGAATGGATAAAGGTTAATACCGAAGAGCGCAAGTTCCAAAGCAGAGCCGATAAGCACTAG
- the pdeM gene encoding ligase-associated DNA damage response endonuclease PdeM — MAITDAWLTEKVSRRHITITKYADYLWLLDARGVAYLPACDWLVVSDLHLEKGSYLRSYANPLPSLDSTATLTRLESIIEDYKPLRVISLGDSFHDKHSMSRMTTEDRQHLCRLVDNVSEWMWVEGNHDPDLPDGIPGTPCSEIVLDNMVFRHEVETNETRAQVIGHYHPKKRTVITRRRYSGKCFTNNENVFVMPAFGQFTGGLDIDEEVMLTLLPKRSRQVFMLYDGIVFKI; from the coding sequence TTGGCAATAACTGACGCGTGGCTAACCGAAAAAGTAAGCCGGCGCCATATCACTATTACAAAATACGCAGACTACTTGTGGCTGTTAGACGCGCGCGGTGTGGCGTACTTACCCGCATGCGATTGGCTTGTAGTGTCTGATCTCCACTTAGAAAAAGGCAGTTATTTACGCAGCTATGCGAACCCGTTACCAAGCTTAGATTCCACCGCTACGTTAACGCGGTTAGAAAGTATCATCGAAGATTACAAGCCACTGCGAGTAATCAGCTTAGGTGACAGCTTTCACGATAAACACAGTATGTCGCGCATGACCACTGAGGACCGTCAGCACTTATGCAGGCTAGTCGATAATGTGAGCGAGTGGATGTGGGTAGAAGGTAATCACGACCCAGATTTACCCGACGGCATACCGGGTACGCCGTGTTCTGAAATAGTGCTAGATAATATGGTTTTCAGACACGAAGTAGAAACGAATGAAACTCGTGCTCAGGTTATCGGTCATTATCACCCCAAAAAGCGCACAGTTATCACCCGCCGCCGTTACTCAGGCAAATGCTTTACTAACAACGAAAATGTATTTGTGATGCCAGCCTTTGGTCAGTTCACGGGTGGGCTGGATATAGATGAAGAGGTAATGCTAACGCTTCTGCCCAAACGCTCACGACAGGTATTCATGCTCTATGATGGAATTGTATTTAAAATATAA
- a CDS encoding ligase-associated DNA damage response exonuclease, which produces MHPSTWLKTDDTGLYCEPGEFYIDPMNEVATALVTHGHADHARAGHHRVYASPETLAIMQTRYGEDMATHQHAVAIGESINFNDVKATFYPAGHILGSTQILIEYAGYRVVVSGDYKRRHDPTCPPFKVVPCDVLITEATFGLPVFKHPPIEHEIEKLLHSLRVFPERCHLVGAYALGKCQRVILALREAGYAKPIYLHGAQLKLCDLYKQLGIDLGELIPVSEVADKKTLAGEIVIAPPSALADRWSRSLPNVRPVVASGWMQIRARAKQKNAELPLIISDHCDWPELLQTIEEVNPKEVWVTHGREDALMYQAEKMGFKARALSLVGYDEEEQGGD; this is translated from the coding sequence GTGCATCCATCAACATGGCTAAAAACTGATGACACCGGCCTTTATTGCGAACCGGGTGAATTTTACATCGACCCAATGAATGAGGTCGCCACCGCGCTTGTCACACACGGTCACGCTGACCATGCACGGGCAGGGCATCACCGTGTATACGCAAGCCCAGAAACGCTGGCGATTATGCAAACCCGCTACGGTGAAGATATGGCTACTCACCAGCACGCTGTAGCTATAGGTGAAAGCATTAATTTTAACGATGTAAAAGCCACATTTTATCCAGCAGGCCATATTCTTGGCTCTACACAAATTCTTATCGAATATGCAGGCTACCGCGTTGTGGTTTCCGGCGATTACAAGCGCCGTCACGACCCTACTTGCCCGCCTTTTAAAGTTGTACCTTGCGATGTGTTGATTACCGAAGCCACTTTTGGGCTTCCTGTCTTTAAGCACCCGCCCATTGAACATGAAATTGAAAAGCTCCTTCATTCGTTGCGCGTATTCCCCGAAAGATGCCATTTAGTTGGCGCATATGCATTAGGCAAATGCCAGCGGGTTATTTTAGCGCTGCGCGAGGCGGGTTACGCAAAGCCCATCTACTTACATGGTGCGCAGCTAAAGCTGTGTGATCTCTATAAGCAATTAGGAATAGACTTAGGCGAGTTAATACCGGTGTCTGAGGTCGCGGATAAAAAAACATTAGCCGGTGAAATAGTCATTGCGCCGCCTTCTGCACTTGCCGATAGGTGGTCACGAAGCTTGCCTAATGTACGCCCTGTTGTGGCATCTGGATGGATGCAAATCCGTGCTCGCGCTAAGCAAAAAAATGCAGAGCTACCGCTTATTATCTCCGATCATTGCGACTGGCCTGAATTGCTGCAAACCATTGAAGAAGTCAACCCGAAAGAAGTGTGGGTAACTCACGGCAGAGAAGACGCCTTGATGTATCAGGCAGAGAAAATGGGCTTTAAAGCCAGAGCGCTATCGCTAGTCGGTTATGATGAAGAAGAGCAAGGAGGCGATTAG